One region of Mycobacterium riyadhense genomic DNA includes:
- a CDS encoding FAD-dependent oxidoreductase: MTRFPHLSAPGRIGAMTVRNRVVMAPMETMYGTPDGLPSARTRDYFAARASGGVGLITLGATGVDNQHPETPGGLHLATDAAVDAHRALVDVVHEHGAKIQPQIVHAGPDGLGPEIFGVTSLGPSVIPSYLTGRPSAEITAQQLACVMDLFKAAARRAAEAGYDGIELHAAHGYMLLGSFLAPQRNRRTDDYGGSSRRRMRVVLETLTAIRSEIGDAIPITLRISGYERVAGGRPIYETALVAPELVAAGVSAFHVSGGVIDRLVTGMVNGADDGDELNVGAAAAVKQVVDVPVIAVGRIHDPTRAERILADGRADFIAMGRPLLADPDLPRKLWSGQAHRVRKCISCENCIDAMEQRFSVDCAVNPRTGKERALAGGRAVHAKRVVIVGGGPAGLEAARVAAERGHQVTLFERGGQLGGALRWACVLHPENQPFLRYLRDEIRVSTAKVLLDHRVSAEDVVATAPDAVVVATGGRVTVPEIPGADLPHVRTGPGLRELLDGQLFAGWRQRLVRPGPVRLATRVWMPVGRRITIIGGDLVALELAEFLASRGRLVSILEAGRDIAPEVGNKRKTEHMNRLDHLGVAVHVRAAVERITREAVVFTPASGTSRELAADSVVIAGTVEPDTSLFDELIAALPETQVHAAGDCSGLGLIRKATEDGARAACAI; the protein is encoded by the coding sequence GTGACCCGCTTTCCGCACCTGTCGGCGCCGGGACGGATCGGCGCCATGACGGTGCGCAACCGCGTGGTCATGGCTCCCATGGAGACGATGTACGGCACCCCGGACGGGCTGCCGTCGGCGCGGACCCGTGACTATTTCGCCGCCCGCGCATCTGGTGGTGTCGGGCTAATCACGTTGGGCGCCACTGGAGTCGACAATCAGCACCCGGAGACACCCGGTGGCCTGCATCTGGCCACCGACGCTGCCGTCGATGCGCACCGCGCTCTGGTCGACGTGGTGCACGAACATGGCGCCAAGATCCAGCCGCAGATTGTGCACGCCGGACCCGACGGCCTGGGACCGGAGATATTCGGTGTCACGTCGCTGGGGCCGTCGGTGATTCCGTCGTATCTGACCGGGCGTCCGTCGGCCGAGATCACCGCCCAGCAACTGGCATGCGTAATGGACTTGTTCAAGGCCGCGGCGCGGCGCGCGGCCGAGGCCGGCTACGACGGTATCGAGCTGCACGCGGCGCATGGCTACATGCTGCTCGGGTCTTTCCTTGCCCCACAGCGCAATCGGCGTACCGACGACTACGGGGGATCGTCACGACGGCGGATGCGGGTGGTGTTGGAGACGCTGACCGCCATTCGATCCGAAATCGGCGACGCGATCCCGATCACGTTGCGCATCTCGGGGTACGAACGCGTTGCCGGGGGCCGACCGATCTACGAAACCGCCTTAGTCGCGCCCGAACTCGTCGCCGCCGGGGTTTCCGCGTTCCATGTCAGCGGCGGCGTCATCGATCGCCTCGTCACCGGCATGGTCAACGGCGCCGACGACGGCGACGAGCTCAACGTGGGCGCCGCGGCCGCCGTCAAGCAGGTGGTCGATGTGCCGGTGATCGCTGTCGGCCGGATCCACGACCCCACCAGGGCCGAGCGAATCCTGGCCGACGGGCGCGCGGACTTCATCGCGATGGGACGGCCGCTGCTGGCCGACCCCGACCTGCCGCGCAAACTGTGGTCCGGACAGGCACACCGGGTCCGCAAGTGCATCTCGTGTGAAAACTGCATCGACGCGATGGAACAACGCTTCTCGGTGGACTGCGCGGTCAATCCCCGCACCGGCAAGGAGCGGGCGCTGGCGGGAGGTCGCGCTGTGCACGCCAAACGGGTGGTGATCGTCGGCGGTGGTCCCGCCGGACTGGAGGCCGCACGCGTGGCCGCCGAACGCGGCCACCAGGTAACGCTCTTCGAGCGTGGCGGGCAACTGGGCGGCGCGCTGCGCTGGGCGTGCGTGCTGCATCCGGAAAACCAGCCGTTCCTGCGGTACCTGCGCGACGAGATCCGGGTGAGCACTGCGAAAGTGCTTTTAGATCACCGTGTTTCAGCAGAGGACGTCGTGGCAACAGCGCCTGACGCTGTCGTGGTAGCCACTGGTGGCCGTGTTACGGTGCCCGAGATTCCCGGTGCTGACCTGCCACACGTCCGCACCGGGCCTGGGCTGCGTGAATTGCTCGATGGCCAGCTGTTCGCCGGCTGGCGACAGCGGTTGGTGCGCCCGGGTCCGGTTCGGCTGGCCACACGGGTATGGATGCCGGTCGGGCGACGCATCACCATTATTGGCGGCGACCTCGTCGCCCTGGAGCTCGCCGAGTTTCTGGCCAGCCGCGGCCGCTTGGTGTCGATACTCGAGGCCGGCAGGGATATCGCCCCGGAAGTGGGCAACAAACGCAAGACCGAACACATGAACCGGCTGGACCACCTCGGCGTTGCCGTTCACGTTCGTGCCGCCGTCGAACGGATCACGCGCGAAGCCGTGGTGTTCACCCCCGCCAGCGGCACCAGCCGCGAATTAGCCGCCGACAGTGTGGTGATCGCCGGAACGGTTGAGCCTGATACATCCCTGTTCGACGAGCTGATAGCCGCATTGCCCGAAACCCAAGTGCACGCCGCCGGCGACTGCAGCGGCCTGGGCCTGATCCGCAAAGCCACCGAAGACGGCGCCCGCGCCGCGTGCGCCATTTAA
- a CDS encoding nuclear transport factor 2 family protein: MASLPREELEAWVERWLEANRVAEREGDWKRLAEFYAEDATYGWNIGPKEDVMCVGIDEIRDIALGLEMEGLENWQYPYQKVIIDDKQGEIVGFWKQVATDSDGTQSEIYGIGGSWFRINADAKIEWQRDFFDFGHVQSLYLDLMKAGKLSKGMQKRIERSLAGEKLPGYYPLGKAPVPIW; this comes from the coding sequence ATGGCGTCACTCCCCCGCGAGGAACTGGAGGCTTGGGTCGAGCGCTGGCTGGAAGCCAACCGGGTTGCCGAGCGCGAAGGCGACTGGAAGCGGCTGGCAGAGTTCTACGCCGAAGACGCAACCTACGGCTGGAACATCGGCCCCAAGGAAGACGTGATGTGCGTCGGTATCGACGAGATCCGCGACATCGCCCTCGGCCTGGAGATGGAGGGCCTGGAGAACTGGCAGTACCCGTATCAGAAGGTCATCATCGACGACAAGCAGGGCGAGATCGTCGGCTTTTGGAAGCAGGTCGCCACCGACTCCGACGGCACGCAGTCCGAGATCTACGGCATCGGAGGCAGCTGGTTCCGCATCAACGCCGACGCCAAGATCGAGTGGCAGCGAGATTTCTTCGACTTCGGCCACGTCCAGTCGCTCTACCTGGACCTGATGAAGGCGGGCAAGCTGTCCAAGGGCATGCAAAAGCGAATCGAGCGCAGCCTTGCGGGGGAGAAACTGCCTGGTTACTACCCCCTGGGTAAGGCCCCGGTACCCATCTGGTGA
- a CDS encoding NDMA-dependent alcohol dehydrogenase, producing MKTKGALLWEFNQPWSIEEIEIGDPVKDEVKIQMEAAGMCHSDHHLVTGGIPMLGFPVLGGHEGAGIVTEVGPGVEDIAPGDHVVLSFIPSCGNCATCQAGMRNLCDLGAGLLNGAAVSDGTFRIQARGQNVYPMTLLGTFSPYMVVHRSSVVKIDPSVPFEVACLVGCGVTTGYGSAVRTADIRPGDDVAIVGVGGVGMAALQGAVNAGARFIFAIDPVEWKRDQALKFGATHVYPDIDAALAGIAEVTYGLMAHKVILTVGELKGSDMEAYLTITAKGGTCVVTAIGSLLDTQVNLNLAMLTLMQKNLQGTIFGGGNPQYDIPKLLSMYKAGKLNLDDMVTTAYKLEQINDGYQDMLDGKNIRGVIRYTDADR from the coding sequence GTGAAGACAAAAGGCGCGCTGCTCTGGGAGTTCAACCAGCCCTGGTCCATCGAGGAAATCGAGATTGGCGACCCCGTTAAGGACGAGGTCAAGATCCAGATGGAAGCGGCGGGCATGTGCCACTCCGACCACCATCTGGTCACCGGTGGCATCCCAATGCTGGGCTTCCCGGTGCTCGGCGGACATGAGGGCGCGGGCATCGTCACCGAAGTTGGACCCGGCGTGGAGGACATCGCCCCGGGCGACCACGTGGTGTTGTCGTTCATCCCGTCCTGTGGGAACTGTGCAACATGTCAGGCGGGCATGCGCAACCTGTGCGACCTGGGCGCGGGGTTGTTGAACGGCGCAGCGGTCTCCGACGGCACCTTCCGCATCCAGGCCCGCGGCCAGAACGTCTACCCGATGACCCTGCTGGGCACCTTCTCGCCGTACATGGTGGTGCACCGCAGCTCGGTGGTGAAGATCGACCCGTCGGTGCCCTTCGAGGTCGCCTGCCTGGTCGGCTGCGGCGTAACCACCGGCTACGGCTCGGCGGTCCGCACCGCCGACATCCGCCCCGGTGACGACGTCGCCATCGTCGGCGTCGGGGGAGTCGGCATGGCTGCGTTGCAGGGCGCGGTCAACGCCGGTGCGCGCTTCATCTTCGCGATCGACCCGGTGGAATGGAAGCGCGACCAGGCCCTCAAATTCGGCGCCACCCACGTCTACCCCGATATCGACGCGGCGCTGGCGGGCATCGCCGAGGTCACCTACGGCTTGATGGCCCATAAGGTGATTCTCACCGTCGGCGAACTCAAGGGCTCCGACATGGAGGCTTACCTGACCATTACCGCCAAGGGCGGCACCTGCGTGGTGACGGCGATCGGCAGCCTGCTCGACACCCAGGTAAACCTCAACCTGGCGATGTTGACCCTGATGCAGAAGAACTTGCAGGGCACCATCTTCGGCGGCGGCAATCCGCAGTACGACATCCCGAAGCTGTTGTCCATGTATAAGGCGGGCAAACTGAACCTGGACGACATGGTCACCACTGCCTACAAACTTGAGCAGATCAACGACGGCTATCAGGACATGCTGGACGGCAAGAACATTCGCGGAGTGATCCGGTACACGGACGCTGACAGGTAA
- a CDS encoding SDR family oxidoreductase — protein sequence MAQFDGKVAIVTGAAQGIGRAYAEALARAGASVVVADINADAAESAAKQIVADGGTAIHVPVDVSDEESAQAMAGRTVSEFGGIDYLVNNAAIYGGMKLDLLLTVPLDYYKKFMGVNHDGVLLCTRAVYKKMAKRGGGAIVNQSSTAAWLYSNFYGLAKVGVNGLTQQLSRELGGMNIRINAIAPGPIDTEATRNVTPGEFVKDMVKQMPLSRMGTPDDLVGMCLFLLSDQASWITGQIFNVDGGQIIRS from the coding sequence GTGGCACAATTCGACGGCAAGGTGGCTATCGTCACGGGGGCTGCGCAGGGTATCGGCCGGGCGTATGCTGAGGCCCTGGCTCGCGCAGGCGCGTCAGTGGTCGTGGCCGATATCAATGCCGATGCTGCCGAGTCGGCAGCCAAACAGATCGTCGCCGACGGCGGCACGGCAATCCATGTGCCCGTTGATGTTTCCGACGAGGAGTCGGCACAGGCCATGGCTGGTCGCACCGTCAGCGAATTCGGTGGCATTGACTACCTGGTAAACAACGCCGCGATCTACGGCGGCATGAAACTCGACCTGTTGCTGACCGTGCCGTTGGACTACTACAAGAAGTTCATGGGCGTCAACCACGACGGTGTGCTGCTGTGCACCCGCGCGGTGTACAAGAAGATGGCCAAGCGCGGCGGTGGCGCGATCGTGAATCAGTCCTCAACCGCGGCGTGGCTGTACTCGAACTTCTACGGACTTGCCAAGGTGGGCGTCAACGGTCTGACCCAACAGCTTTCGCGTGAGCTCGGCGGAATGAACATCCGCATCAACGCGATAGCGCCGGGTCCGATCGACACCGAAGCGACCAGGAACGTCACGCCGGGCGAATTCGTCAAAGACATGGTCAAGCAGATGCCGCTGTCCCGGATGGGCACACCAGACGATCTGGTGGGCATGTGCCTGTTCCTGCTCAGCGACCAGGCCTCCTGGATCACCGGGCAGATCTTCAATGTCGATGGCGGACAGATCATCCGATCATGA
- a CDS encoding SDR family oxidoreductase has translation MPRFEPHPARRPAIVAGASSGIGAATAIELAAHGFPVALGARRVEKCQEIAEKIIADGGEAIALPLDVTDPDSVKGFAHQATERLGDIEVLVTGAGDTFFGRLHEMDTEAFESQIQIHLIGANRLTTAVLGGMVERQRGDLIFVGSDVALRQRPHMGAYGAAKAALVAMVTNLQMELEGTGVRASIVHPGPTKTGMGWNLPLESVGPALEDWAKWGQARHNYFLRASDLARAITFVAETPRGGFIASMELQPEAPLAETKERQQLKVDEKALKKS, from the coding sequence ATGCCTCGCTTCGAACCTCATCCCGCCCGTCGACCCGCGATCGTTGCCGGCGCGTCGTCGGGCATCGGCGCGGCCACCGCGATCGAGCTTGCCGCCCACGGCTTTCCGGTGGCCTTAGGCGCACGCCGCGTCGAGAAGTGCCAGGAGATTGCCGAGAAGATCATCGCTGACGGCGGCGAGGCGATCGCCCTGCCGCTCGACGTAACCGACCCCGACTCCGTCAAAGGCTTTGCACACCAGGCCACCGAGCGGCTCGGCGATATCGAGGTTCTCGTCACCGGCGCCGGCGACACCTTCTTCGGACGGCTGCACGAGATGGACACCGAAGCCTTTGAATCTCAGATCCAGATCCACTTGATCGGCGCCAACAGATTGACCACCGCGGTGCTTGGCGGCATGGTCGAGCGCCAGCGGGGCGACCTGATCTTCGTGGGCTCCGACGTCGCGCTGCGGCAGCGCCCGCACATGGGGGCCTACGGCGCCGCAAAGGCCGCACTGGTAGCGATGGTGACCAATCTGCAGATGGAACTCGAAGGCACCGGAGTTCGCGCGTCGATCGTGCACCCGGGCCCCACCAAGACCGGAATGGGCTGGAACCTGCCGCTTGAGTCGGTCGGACCCGCCCTGGAGGACTGGGCCAAGTGGGGCCAGGCGCGCCACAATTACTTCCTTCGAGCGTCCGACCTCGCCCGGGCGATCACGTTCGTCGCCGAGACGCCCCGCGGGGGATTCATCGCCAGCATGGAGCTGCAGCCCGAAGCGCCGTTGGCCGAGACGAAGGAACGCCAGCAACTCAAGGTCGACGAGAAGGCGCTGAAGAAATCGTGA
- a CDS encoding aldehyde dehydrogenase: MADSSLLANGVSALFIDGKLSEGSAGTFPTINPATEEVLGLAADADAEDMGRAIEAARRAFDETDWSRNTELRVRCVRQLRDALQHHIEELRELTIAEVGAPRMLTAAAQLEGPVNDLAFAADTAESYVWNQDLGQASPMGIPTRRTIAREAVGVVGAITPWNFPHQINLAKLGPALAAGNTIVLKPAPDTPWCAAVLGEIIAEHTDFPPGVVNIVTSSDHSLGALLAKDPRVDMVSFTGSTATGRSVMADAAATVKKVFLELGGKSAFVVLDDADLAAASGVSAFTAAVHAGQGCAITTRLVVPRARYDEAVAVAAGTMSSIKPGDPNDPGTVCGPLISARQRDRVQGYLDLAIAEGGTFACGGGRPADRDVGFFIEPTVIAGLSNDARPAREEIFGPVLTVIAHDGDDDAIRIANDSPYGLSGTVYSADPDRAAGVAARLRVGTVNVNGGVWYSADAPFGGYKQSGNGREMGLAGFEEYLETKLVAVAAN; encoded by the coding sequence ATGGCCGACAGCTCGCTATTGGCCAATGGCGTGAGCGCACTCTTCATCGACGGCAAGCTGTCGGAAGGCAGCGCGGGAACCTTCCCGACGATCAACCCGGCCACCGAGGAGGTGCTGGGTCTGGCCGCCGACGCTGACGCGGAGGACATGGGCCGCGCCATCGAGGCGGCGCGACGGGCCTTCGACGAGACCGACTGGTCGCGCAACACCGAGTTGCGAGTGCGGTGTGTGCGGCAGCTGCGCGACGCGCTGCAGCACCACATCGAAGAACTGCGAGAATTGACCATCGCAGAGGTCGGTGCACCGCGGATGCTCACCGCCGCCGCCCAATTGGAAGGCCCGGTCAATGACCTGGCGTTCGCGGCAGACACCGCCGAGTCCTATGTGTGGAACCAGGACCTTGGTCAGGCGTCGCCGATGGGAATCCCCACCCGGCGCACCATCGCCCGGGAAGCCGTCGGTGTCGTCGGCGCCATCACACCGTGGAACTTCCCGCACCAGATCAATCTCGCCAAGCTGGGCCCCGCCCTGGCCGCGGGTAACACCATCGTCCTGAAGCCGGCGCCGGACACACCGTGGTGTGCGGCCGTGCTCGGCGAAATCATCGCCGAGCACACCGATTTCCCGCCCGGTGTCGTCAACATCGTCACCTCCAGCGACCACAGCCTCGGGGCTTTGTTGGCGAAAGACCCTCGGGTAGATATGGTTTCGTTCACCGGCTCCACGGCGACCGGACGCAGCGTGATGGCCGATGCCGCCGCCACCGTCAAGAAGGTGTTCCTCGAGCTGGGTGGCAAATCGGCTTTCGTTGTGCTCGACGACGCCGACCTCGCCGCCGCCAGTGGGGTGTCGGCTTTCACCGCGGCCGTGCACGCCGGGCAGGGTTGTGCGATCACCACCCGGCTGGTGGTACCGCGCGCCCGCTACGACGAGGCTGTCGCCGTCGCCGCGGGCACCATGTCGTCGATCAAGCCCGGCGATCCCAACGATCCGGGAACCGTTTGCGGACCGTTGATTTCGGCGCGCCAGCGGGACCGGGTACAGGGCTACCTCGACCTAGCGATCGCCGAAGGCGGGACGTTCGCCTGCGGTGGTGGTCGACCGGCCGACAGGGATGTCGGTTTCTTCATCGAGCCCACCGTGATCGCGGGGCTGAGCAACGACGCCCGGCCGGCCAGGGAGGAAATCTTCGGGCCGGTGCTCACGGTGATCGCTCACGACGGCGACGATGACGCCATTCGGATCGCCAACGATTCGCCGTACGGTTTGTCGGGCACCGTGTATAGCGCTGACCCGGACCGGGCCGCGGGGGTGGCGGCGCGGCTGCGGGTGGGCACCGTCAACGTCAACGGTGGTGTCTGGTATTCCGCTGATGCGCCGTTCGGGGGTTACAAGCAATCCGGCAACGGTCGCGAGATGGGGCTTGCCGGATTCGAAGAGTACCTGGAAACCAAACTCGTTGCGGTGGCAGCAAATTAG
- a CDS encoding ketosteroid isomerase family protein: MTQTAQSPALAASQSSWRCVQAHDREGWLALMADDVVIEDPIGKSVTNPDGTGVKGKDGVASFYDTNIAANQLTITCEETFPSSSPNEIAHILVLDSRFEGGFTSSVRGVFTYRVNDAGLITSMRGYWNLETMTFGKQE, encoded by the coding sequence ATGACCCAGACAGCCCAATCACCCGCACTCGCCGCATCGCAGTCCTCGTGGCGCTGCGTGCAAGCCCACGACCGCGAGGGCTGGTTGGCGCTGATGGCCGACGACGTCGTCATCGAGGACCCGATCGGCAAGTCCGTCACGAATCCGGACGGTACCGGGGTGAAGGGCAAGGACGGGGTCGCCAGCTTCTACGACACCAACATCGCGGCCAACCAGCTGACGATCACCTGCGAGGAGACCTTCCCGTCCAGCTCACCCAACGAGATCGCCCATATCTTGGTGTTGGACAGCAGGTTTGAGGGTGGGTTCACCAGTTCTGTCCGCGGGGTGTTCACCTATCGCGTCAACGACGCCGGGTTGATCACGAGTATGCGCGGGTACTGGAACCTCGAGACGATGACGTTCGGCAAGCAGGAGTGA
- a CDS encoding TetR/AcrR family transcriptional regulator, which translates to MSSDALASVIPDTGQTPRNRRQEETFRKVLAAGMETLRENSYADLTVRMVAARAKVAPATAYTYFSSKNHLIAEVYLDLVRQVPFFTDVNDPLPTRVEQALRHLALVVADEPEVGAACTAALLGGSADPAVRAVRDRIGAEIHRRIASAIGPGAIPDTVSALEMAFFGALVQAGSGQFTYHEIADRLTDVVGLILAGAERAGVT; encoded by the coding sequence GTGTCCAGCGATGCACTGGCTTCGGTCATACCCGACACCGGGCAAACACCACGCAACCGCCGCCAGGAGGAAACCTTCCGCAAGGTGCTGGCGGCCGGCATGGAGACCCTGCGGGAGAACTCCTACGCCGACCTGACCGTCCGCATGGTGGCGGCGCGTGCCAAAGTGGCTCCGGCGACGGCTTATACGTATTTCTCGTCGAAGAACCATCTGATCGCCGAGGTGTATCTCGATCTCGTCCGGCAAGTCCCGTTCTTCACCGACGTCAACGACCCGCTGCCCACCCGAGTAGAGCAGGCGCTACGGCATCTGGCCCTGGTGGTCGCCGACGAACCCGAGGTCGGCGCGGCGTGCACCGCTGCGTTGCTCGGCGGTAGCGCCGACCCCGCGGTGCGCGCGGTGCGTGACCGGATCGGCGCGGAGATACATCGCCGCATCGCATCGGCGATCGGTCCGGGGGCCATACCCGACACGGTTTCGGCGCTGGAGATGGCGTTTTTCGGCGCACTGGTACAGGCCGGCAGCGGACAGTTCACCTATCACGAGATCGCCGACCGGCTGACCGACGTCGTCGGCCTCATCCTTGCCGGTGCTGAAAGGGCCGGTGTGACATGA
- a CDS encoding uridylate kinase codes for MATAGDDAERSDEEERRKWPAPATMQNEVMRRSGANG; via the coding sequence ATGGCCACCGCCGGCGACGATGCAGAACGAAGTGATGAGGAGGAGCGGCGCAAATGGCCCGCGCCGGCGACGATGCAGAACGAAGTGATGAGGAGGAGCGGCGCAAATGGCTGA
- a CDS encoding cytochrome P450, with product MVPRVSGGHEEHGHLEEFRTDPIGLMQRVRDECGDVGWFQLADKHVILLSGAGANEFFFRSADEDLDQAEAYPFMTPIFGKGVVFDASPERRKEMLHNSALRGEQMKGHAATIEGEVKRMVADWGTEGEIDLLDFFAELTIYTSTACLIGLKFRNQLDSRFAHYYHELERGTDPLCYVDPYLPIESFQRRDQARDDLVALVQDIMHQRLANPPRDKSDRDMLDVLVSIKDEAGNPRFSADEVTGMFISLMFAGHHTSSGTSAWTLIELIRHPEVYAEVLAELEELYADGQEVSFHALRQIPKLDNVVKETLRLHPPLIILMRVAKGEFEVEGFGIHDGDYVAASPAISNRIPEDFPDPDAFNPDRYNKPEQADIANRWTWIPFGAGRHRCVGAAFATMQIKAIFSVLLREYEFEMAQPADSYRNDHSKMVVQLARPAKVRYRKRSA from the coding sequence ATGGTGCCGCGGGTGTCCGGCGGCCACGAAGAACACGGACACCTCGAAGAGTTCCGCACCGATCCGATCGGGCTCATGCAGCGGGTCCGCGACGAGTGCGGTGACGTCGGATGGTTCCAGCTGGCCGACAAACACGTCATCCTGCTATCCGGCGCCGGCGCCAACGAGTTCTTTTTCCGATCCGCCGACGAGGATCTGGACCAGGCCGAGGCCTACCCATTCATGACGCCGATCTTCGGCAAGGGTGTGGTTTTCGACGCTAGTCCGGAGCGGCGCAAGGAGATGCTGCACAACTCGGCGCTGCGTGGCGAGCAGATGAAGGGCCACGCGGCCACCATCGAGGGCGAAGTCAAGCGGATGGTGGCCGACTGGGGCACCGAAGGCGAAATCGACCTGCTCGACTTCTTCGCCGAATTGACCATCTATACCTCGACGGCCTGCCTGATCGGTCTGAAGTTCCGCAACCAGCTCGACTCCCGGTTCGCGCACTACTACCACGAACTGGAGCGCGGCACCGACCCGCTGTGCTACGTCGACCCGTACCTACCGATCGAAAGCTTTCAGCGGCGCGACCAAGCCCGCGACGATCTGGTGGCGTTGGTGCAGGACATCATGCACCAGCGGCTCGCAAATCCGCCCCGGGACAAGAGTGATCGCGACATGCTCGACGTGTTGGTGTCGATCAAGGACGAAGCGGGCAATCCCCGGTTCTCCGCCGACGAGGTCACCGGAATGTTCATCTCGCTGATGTTCGCCGGACACCACACCAGCTCGGGCACGTCGGCGTGGACGTTGATCGAGCTGATCCGCCACCCCGAGGTCTACGCCGAGGTGCTCGCCGAGCTCGAGGAGCTCTACGCCGACGGCCAGGAGGTGAGTTTCCATGCGCTGCGCCAGATTCCGAAGCTGGACAACGTGGTCAAGGAGACCTTGCGGCTGCACCCGCCGCTTATCATCCTGATGCGGGTGGCCAAGGGCGAGTTTGAGGTCGAGGGCTTCGGAATCCACGACGGGGATTACGTGGCCGCGTCCCCGGCAATCTCGAACCGAATTCCGGAGGACTTTCCCGACCCCGACGCGTTCAACCCGGACCGCTACAACAAACCCGAGCAGGCCGACATCGCCAACCGATGGACGTGGATTCCCTTTGGCGCGGGCCGACACCGTTGCGTCGGAGCGGCTTTCGCGACCATGCAGATCAAGGCCATCTTCTCGGTGTTGTTGCGCGAGTATGAATTTGAGATGGCTCAGCCCGCCGACAGCTACCGCAACGACCATTCGAAGATGGTCGTGCAGCTGGCCAGGCCGGCCAAAGTCCGCTATCGCAAACGCAGCGCTTGA
- a CDS encoding cytochrome P450 — translation MTVRVDDPELVLDPYDYDFHEDPYPYYRRLRDEAPLYHNEQLKFWALSRHQDVLQGFRNSTSLSNVYGVSLDPSSRTSEAYRVMSMLAMDDPAHLRLRALVSKGFTPRRIRELEPQVLELARTHLDSALQSETFDFVAEFAGKLPMDVISELMGVPEPDRARIRELADGVLHREDGVADVPPSAMQASVDLMRYYVDLIAEFRRHPADNLTSALLEAEIDGDKLTNDEIMAFLFLMVIAGNETTTKLLANAAYWGARNPDQLAGVFADHSRIPLWVEETLRYDTSSQILARTVAQDLTLYDTTLRQGDVLLLLPGSANRDDRVFDHPDEYRIGREIGSKLVSFGSGAHFCLGAHLARMEARVALSELFSRIRGYEVDEDNAIRVHSSNVRGFANLPITVETT, via the coding sequence ATGACTGTCCGCGTCGACGACCCGGAGCTGGTCTTGGATCCCTACGACTACGACTTCCATGAAGATCCATACCCGTACTACCGGCGGCTGCGCGACGAAGCCCCGCTGTACCACAACGAGCAGCTGAAGTTCTGGGCGTTGTCGCGCCACCAAGACGTACTGCAGGGCTTTCGCAACAGTACCTCGCTATCGAATGTGTATGGCGTATCGCTAGATCCGTCCTCGCGTACCTCCGAGGCGTATCGGGTGATGTCGATGCTGGCTATGGATGATCCCGCGCATTTGCGACTGCGCGCATTGGTGTCCAAAGGATTCACCCCCCGCCGGATCCGCGAACTCGAGCCGCAGGTGCTCGAATTGGCCCGCACTCACCTGGATTCGGCCCTGCAGAGTGAAACTTTCGATTTCGTAGCGGAATTCGCCGGCAAGCTGCCCATGGACGTCATCTCTGAGCTGATGGGCGTTCCCGAACCCGACCGGGCCCGCATTCGCGAACTGGCCGACGGCGTGCTGCACCGTGAGGACGGGGTGGCCGATGTTCCGCCGTCGGCCATGCAGGCATCCGTGGACTTGATGCGGTATTACGTCGATCTGATCGCGGAGTTCCGTAGGCATCCGGCCGACAATCTGACCTCGGCGTTACTTGAGGCCGAGATCGACGGTGACAAGCTCACCAACGACGAGATCATGGCGTTCCTGTTCCTCATGGTGATCGCCGGCAATGAGACCACCACCAAGCTGTTGGCCAACGCCGCGTACTGGGGAGCCCGCAATCCCGACCAGCTGGCCGGGGTGTTCGCCGATCACTCGCGAATTCCGTTGTGGGTCGAAGAAACCCTGCGCTACGACACATCGAGCCAGATCCTGGCCCGCACCGTCGCACAAGACCTCACGTTGTACGACACCACGTTGCGCCAAGGTGACGTATTACTGCTGCTTCCGGGATCGGCTAACCGTGACGACAGGGTTTTCGACCACCCCGACGAATACCGGATCGGCCGCGAAATAGGTTCGAAACTAGTCAGTTTCGGCAGCGGTGCGCACTTCTGCCTGGGCGCGCATCTGGCTCGCATGGAAGCCCGAGTGGCGCTGAGCGAACTATTCAGCCGGATCCGCGGCTACGAGGTGGACGAAGACAACGCGATACGCGTGCACTCCAGCAATGTGCGCGGATTCGCCAATCTTCCAATCACGGTGGAGACCACATAA
- a CDS encoding ferredoxin, translating to MGSRGFKVEADLELCQGHAMCQLEAPDFFRVPKRGKVEIVDPEPPEEARDDIERAVESCPTQALFIKEKED from the coding sequence ATGGGCTCGCGGGGCTTCAAAGTCGAAGCAGACCTGGAATTGTGTCAGGGCCATGCCATGTGCCAACTCGAGGCACCGGACTTTTTTCGGGTGCCCAAGCGGGGCAAGGTTGAGATCGTCGACCCCGAACCGCCCGAAGAAGCCCGCGACGACATCGAGCGTGCGGTCGAAAGTTGCCCTACCCAAGCACTATTCATTAAAGAGAAAGAAGATTGA